The Schistocerca gregaria isolate iqSchGreg1 chromosome 2, iqSchGreg1.2, whole genome shotgun sequence genome contains the following window.
tcagcgatggaagCAAATTCTGCCTGTACGCAAGTGATGGTCATTCGTGCGTACCACGTAGTGTACTGGTACGTAGGAAAAGCCAAGGATAACCGCTGTAAGCGCCCGCaaaagatgtacactcctggaaatggaaaaaagaacacattgacaccggtgtgtcagacccaccatccttgctccggacactgcgagagggctgtacaagcaatgatcacacgcacggcacagcggacacaccaggaaccgcggtgttggccgtcgaatggcactagctgatcagcatttgtgcaccgccgccgtcagtgtcagccagtttgccgcggcatacggagctccatcgcagtctttaacactggtagcatgccgcgacagcgtagacgtgaaccgtatgtgcagttgacggactttgagcgagggcgtatagtgggcatgcgggaggccgggtggacgtaccgccgaattgctcaacacgtggggcgtgaggtctccacagtacatcgatgttgtcgccagtggtcggcggaaggtgcacgtgcccgtcgacctgggaccggaccgcagcgacgcacgcatgcacgccaagaccgtaggatcctatgcagtgccgtaggggaccgcaccgccacttcccagaaaattagggacactgttgctcccggggtatcggcgaggaccattcgcaaccgtctccatgaagctgggctacggtaccgcacaccgttaggccgtcttccgctcacgccccaacatcgtgcagcccgcctcaagtggtgtcgcgacaggcgtgaatggagggacgaatggagacgcgtcgtcttcagcgatgagagtcgcttctgccttggtgccaatgatcgtcgtatgcgtgtttggcaccgtgcacgtgagcgccacaatcaggacagcatacgaccgaggcacacagggccaacacccggcatcatggtgtggagagcgatctcctacactggccgtacacctctggtgatcgtcgaggggacactgaatagtgcacggtacatccaaaccgtcatcgaacccatcgttctaccattcctagaccggcaagggaacttgctgttccaacaggacaatgcacgtccgcatgtatcccgtgccacccaacgtgctctggaaggtgtaagtcaactagcctggccagcaagatctccggatctgtcccccattgagcatgttttggactggatgaagcgtcgtctcgcgcggtctgcacgtccagcacgaacgctggtccaactgaggcgccaggtggaaatggcatggcaagccgttccacaggactacatccagcatctctacgatcgtctccatgggagaatagcagcctgcattgctgcgaaaggtggatatacactgtactagtgccgacattgtgcatgctctgttgcctgtgtctatgtgcctgtggttctgtcagtgtgatcatgtgatgtatctgaccccaggaatgtgtcaataaagtttccccttcctgggacaatgaattcagggtgttcttatttcaattatcagGAGTGAATTTAGCCATTAATTGTAAAACAAAATAATTGACTTCTGgttacaaaaaaattaacttccttatttaagtatttttattattaCGAAAAAAAATTGCATAGTAGATCTAGTGAGCGctgtctcatagagtgcattcaTCCGGGACACACTGGCCCCACTCCATGCTTATGGTCTGCGATGCGTTAAGTTACAGCTCTCGTTCATCTTTAATGTTTCGAGAAGAGACCCTAACCACTGCTCGgtgcgtgcagaatgttgttagacgagTCTTTTTGCAGTTATTGTAGCAGAATGGTGATgcattgttccaacaggataatgctcgcccacatagtgCCAATGAAACTCAACGTACTTACCAAGAcgcgcagcaacttccctggccgtcACTATCTGTGGACTTGTCCCCTCTCGAGCACCTGTGGGACCTGATAGGACGAGAAGTGAATGGTGCCACTCGTCAACCAACTATTAGAGAACTAAGTGAACTGGTAGAGCGGGTGTGAcctaacgtatcccaggacagtatcccCATCTGCACCATTAACTGGACGCCAGAGTTAACGCCtacattgcaaaaaatggttcaaatggctctgagcactatgggactaaacttctgacatcatcagtcccctagaacttagaactacttaaacctaactaacctaaggacataacacacatccatgcccgaggcaggattcgaaccttcgaccgtagcggttgcgtggttccagactgtaacgcctagaacctctcagccaccccggccggcgcctgcATTTCACTCATGGAGACTACACAGTCTACCAATATAGTTGTTTCAGCATGGGTTCATATTTGCtagctcagaaccgcttgtgctattgatctgtaaatgtaattatttcatgtactgtatatgcactgttgcaacgataaatctttagtgatttggaaacctctaaaatggtgCAGCGTACACTGTAAAGAGTAACGGTCATATCAcacacttccttgggatactcTGGAAGTTACCTTTACATCCATCGATTTTATTTCGTCAAGAGCGACGTGTTCAGCTCTTTCTGCCAGGAACTCTTGAATCCTCTTAGGAGGACAGCCGTCGACGAGCGGGATGGCCTGAATCTCAAGGTGTCGACTACTTTGCGGATACAAGCATGTTAGGAGTACTACTTTATGAACAGGATGAAACAAAACGGTGTAAATGTTACCCCAATAACAGACTTTGATTTCAGGGATGTGCAGAGATATGTGCATTGGATCAGGCTGGCtttatttagtttttagtttttattttacagtaaaattattgttttagAGTCATGAAGTTTATTTTTTCATTCTCGTTTCCCTTTAGACCAAGCCCATACACGCTCGCACTAAACATTTTTTAACACTCTTAGTGTTAGTTTGTTACAGTTTACTGCTCATGGtcttcttttctttaatttttcattgttgctagATGTTAGGTGGGgtttttgagtttttttctttatgtatttgaaaattatttatggccggccggggtggccgagcggttctaggcgctacagtctggaaccgtgcgaccgctacggtcgcaggttcgaatcctgcctcgggcatggatgtgtgtgatgtccttaggttagttagatttaactagttctaagttctaagggactgatgaccacagctgttaagtcccatagtgctcagagccatttcaaccattttgaaccaaaattatTTATGTGTGAAATTACACAGTAAGTTATATCTCAAGTCTTCAATGGGACATTGAAAGTATAAGATGTATTTTAGATTACCATCAACAATATAAGTGAAATAAAATGCTGCAGATGTGTGGTAAGGTTTAAGAAGAACAGCTCACGTGTTGTAAAACGATTTTATTCGTTCACGTCATGATTTTTTGTACAGAGGAGAGCAATCAGCAGCAACACATCCAGTTCTGTGTTCTTAGGCGACAGGTGCAACTGGGATGGCGTCTCCGGTGGCGACGTAGCCGAACTCGTCAGCCTTGTACCTGATGTCGACAGGCTTGCCCTCGGGGCTGGTGTACTGGTATCCTCCGCTCTTGATCAGAACGTGGTCCTTGCCGTCAGGAGTGGGCTTCAGCTCGCCGTGCTCCACCACTGTGATGCCGTTGCCTGTCTGGTACCTGCGAGGAGAAGAAGGCGGTTGTCTGAGTTGCCAGTGTCTCTACTACTAACACCATCACCTCAGTGTCCACAAGGGAGATCCTCTGCAATAGCAGTGACTTGATGAGAATATCTATTCAGTACTATAACCTTTTAAGACCAATGTGCCACATGTAACGACAGCTAAAACTACTGGGGTCCGGAATACGACGCcatactgtttttttcttttttctatacaTCTATACCTACACCCACTCTGCATGTCTTCGAATGGTTCTTGGTGGATGGTATTTTGTGGACCACTGTTTCTTCCCACGTTtcttgttccagtcacgaatggagTTCGGGATGATCGACTGACAGTGTGCCTCTGTGTGAACTCAGATGTAATGTTTCCTTCACGGCCTTTTCGCGAGACATACGCGAGAGGAAACAATAtaatggttgactcttctaggaaagtatACTGTTGAAATTCAAACAGTAAACCTATCTTTTAGCTTGGGCCTCTGGAAATGGATGAGGGTTTCCGTTGCACATTCGCGATTACTACATGAATCTGTCGTAaaatgtgctacccttctttgatgaAATGAGCTACCTTTCTTTGGATCTTCCTTATTTCCCACCCCGTAAAGAGTCCCAGAGTGACAATAAGTAATAATGCACCGACAGAACGAAGATTTTGTAAGCCGTCTCCTTCGCGGATGGACTTTACTTGTTGGAGATCCTGCCATTGAATCTGCTTTTTCTATGATTACCAATTTATGTGGTCGCTACATTTTAAACGGCTCGCCACGCAGACTTGTAATGGATACGACTGGCTCCACTGCTTGTTTCACAATCCTACAATCATGCACTGGATGTTTTCACCagtccctgcatcatgcgtctatCCTCTGTGGAccttcctgcatttagctgcagTTTTTAGCGTTAAGGTTCTCTTTATAAAGCAGCATACTCAGTGAAAAGCCTCATGGTGCTTCCGACAGCACTCACTATGTCAATCGTATACATATTGTTAACAGTAATAGTCTTATTCTTCTTTGATTAACATCCATACGACGCCAAATGATGAAGAAATGCAAACGTATAATAGTCATTTACCTTGTTAATCGCAGCAGTATGTTAATGTATCACTCTTTCGTTACTGTCCGTCAAGAAAATTGAGCTTTGTCGTGCACTGTAGGTTTGTTTTAGATTTCCGGATAGTCAACTCTCTTCACAAGTTGTTATCGTTATTCTCTTGAACGGCTATTTTTCTTATAGTTGaaatgttgccgcgcgggattagccgagcggtctagggcgctgcagtcatggacagcgcggctggtcccggcggaggttcgagtcctccctcgggcattggtgtgtgtgtttgtctttaggataatttaggttaaatagtgtgtaagcttagggactgatgaccttagcaattaagtcccataagatttcacacacatttgaatattaaaaaaaatgatattatAGGTAAACAAACTTTTGCTCTCGACCATTTCCTGGAAAATGTGGCTATGACACTACACGAAATTTTTCTTTGCTCGCAAAGTAGTGAAAAGCATGAATAAAACGCCAGAATGTATGGGTGCGCAGGTATTCATCAACCTGCCATTGCACATTAATTATCTTGTACGTAATGTGGGAGAATTTAAAACTGAATACATGAACTTATGCAACTACGTCCACTTCACAGAGAAGAAGCTGTACGCAAAATCTTAAAGTTAACTCTTAAGGCTATTTTATATCAAGTCAtttcattgtattgtagtgaagtaCAATGTACATTTTGATCTCTTCCCACGTCCTAGATTCCCCTCTCCATAAGATCCATGCAATCAGATAATGTAATGTAACGCAATAATAATCGCCATTGAcgttttgtttgtctgttgtttTGTCTTCTTCTTAAGTTGTCATTTTAGTCTCTTGTTGCGACTTCGAGGGGGTGAATTCGGTGACATATAAATTCGAGATACCACAGACGCTGAGACAAGGGTCCGTACTGGGAACGTGTCGGTGTCTGTACTCTTTTCGCATGCTCAGTCATGGTTTATTGAGCAGGATAGCAACTGGCACCTCTTTCCATCCCTAACCAGCTAGTACACTATTTTCTTTACAATAACCTCGTTGCTTAAGGGGCCTTGGTCCTCCAAATGAAAATTATCGAGGGCAATGTACACTCAAACTTTAATTTGCATGTATTAACTTTCTAGCTTTTTCTACGTTAACCTTTCAGCTTTAATGTTTACGCCCTCAATTTAATGTGTGATTCCGTTGTCAAGGTAACATTTTCTCGGTATTAAATTGTTATATACACGCACAGGACGTGAGAAAGCTATCTTCTCTTTAAGCACCATCATCGAACTGAATAAAAATTCTCGGTCGCGTGGTCGCTTTTACCAAGACGTAGAAGTTTCTCTTATCTATTTGCACTACAGCAGATAATTCTTGTTATATCTTTTTACGAATAACTTCCGTCGCTTTTGTCTCTAAGAAATTATAGCAGCTGCCTACTGAAGAGCACCGCTTATGCCATAACTGTAGTCAAAAGAAAGAGTTTTGCCATCGTAAAGCGACAAGTTTATATCTGACGAAATTAAAGTCTCAGACAATTCGCTATATTGATGTGAAATCCAATTACCTAATTGTTACTTGAGTTACGGTGTGCAATCCCCTATAAAATATTGTAATGCCATCCCACTGAAAGGCTTTAAGAGACTATATGCACAACGAAGTGTATTGATCAGTATACAACGAGACGGGATGAAAGAGAATGGTGTCCAAATGAGAATCAACGTTCCTATGGAAACCAAACACCTCTACGTCAACACTACCGAGAACTTCAGCCGAACAAACCATTAGACTTCGGATGACACCACGTCTACCCACTGTTTCTACAGCAATATATCGCATTTGGGAACATCTCAACGTGTGTTACGCACCATTTTGCCTTTGTGCATGGGAAATGAGAGCTTCAGTTCCTCGGCATATACTTACTCTATTAATTAGTTACTATTTTGTTGGACAATTTACTTTTGTGGCACAGTATGATTTTAAACTTCACGATTGAACTATATTTAGTAATGGTCGTTTGACTATTAGTGTACCTCACATTTGTGGAGATCAGTGTAGCAGAACGTCTGTACATTTACAGTCTCCTACTACTGGATGTACGCAATAGGAATGTGACTGAGTACTCTGTAAGTTCCGTGTCCTTGTTCTCGTGTACGTCAAAAGTACCTCTGCTGCGTAAATGGATACATACAACGGCTGTCTCAGATTTTGTTTTCTCGAGAAGGGTGTTAAGAAAGGGCCACTGGAAACATATCATTAGCATTACTGAAACATTTACATAGGAACAGTGATCCATAATGTAAGAAGAAACAGAGTTTTGTCCACCTACAATCTGTCTTGGAGACGACAACTTTGTACATTTGTGTCGGATGTAAAAAGACAAAATGTTTCAATGTGAAGACTCTATCTATAAATACGAGcggtatccacaaagtacattacgttttggaattaaaaataaataaaacattggaaatttttttatatacAGATAAAAGCCACACTTCAACACTACTTTTctgcatagttgccatttaaattaaggtacttatcgtagcgatggacgagcttgtaaattccttcgtcgtaaaattaggccgcctgcgccttcaaccacgtggttacctcttcttgaagctgtgcgtcgtcatcaaaacgctgcatagccaaccacttcttcattgctgggaataagtggaagtcgttcggtggcaggtcgggactgtacggcggatgagaaaacaactcccacttaaaagattcgagaacttcacgagtggcatttgccgtgaggGCCCGGGCTTTGTAgtaaatcagcaagatctttgagcccaattttcccctgcgcttgttttgtattgctcttctgaggttgtgcagagtttggcaatacctttgagagtttattgtagtgcctctttccaggaaatccacaaaaatcgtatttctaccgggttactgattaaccacgtggttgaagacgcaggcgcccgaattttacgacgaaggaatttccaagctcgtccatcgctacgataagtgccttaatttaaatggcaactatgtagaaaagtagtatttaaatgtggctttcatctgtatataataaaaaattcctatactttatttatttttaattccaaaacgtaatgtactttgtggatagccctcgtaccttATGAAAAAAGTTGGGCGACTATCTGATTGTataattttcttaggtttttactcctGATATGCATTACGGAGGGGAAGTTCCATCGTCAGTGCTTTCAGGAGTCACTTGCGACATGTCTTCGAAACTCTGACGATGGAGTCTTTGGTTCgaaataaattttggaaataaaaacctAAAAATACGAAATACCGAAATCGACGGAATTCATAAAACATATCCTTTCACCGTCCCAGTGTCCAGCATGAAACCATTATGGACTCGTTAACAAAATTAGAGCTTCTGTATATATATTAATTTCT
Protein-coding sequences here:
- the LOC126327709 gene encoding larval cuticle protein 16/17-like, which translates into the protein MKVAVALLVLVAAVMVSCDVIPIVSRTEERDAAGQYSLSYQTGNGITVVEHGELKPTPDGKDHVLIKSGGYQYTSPEGKPVDIRYKADEFGYVATGDAIPVAPVA